In Mesoplasma florum L1, the DNA window ATTATCATCTAACGTAGAATAAATTAAAGAATTATCAAATGAATTATATTTTACACTTTTAATAGATCTATTGTAAACTTCAAGTTGAACTTGTTCAGATCCTGTTATTGGTTTTGGTTTAGGCGCAGATGGAAGTAAAAGTTGCCCAACTCCGCCAAGTATTCCACCAACTCCACCAAGTATTCCACCAACTCCACCAATTATGCCACCAAGTCCACCAACTAAACCATAATTACTTGGTTGATCATTTAATCATTCAAATTTATATATTTTAGAGTCATCAAAATAATAAGATATTTTATCATCTCCATAGAATATTGTTTTTCCTGAAACATCAAGTGGTGTTGTATTCTTATTAGTGCCTGCTTTGTAGACGTAGGCAACTTCTTTTGTTGGACCACTCATTTGTGAGTTCATTTTAGTTTTTGATAAACCTTGTACTTTTACTTTCTTATTATTTGGATCTGTATAATTTCCTGTTCATGTAGTAATGCCATCTTTTTGATCAAAATAGGATTGTCTTACTTTTGTGCCAAATGTTAAAGCTGCTCTATTCATTGCCTCATACTCTAATATTTCATAATTTTTATTTGAATTGATTGAAAAATTAGCCAATTCAACAATATTAAATGAACCTTGACCAATAGTCAAAGCCGTTAAAAATGATAATAAAAACTTCATTTGTTTGTCCCCTTATAGTATGTTTAATTTAATTTAAAATATTTTAACAATTAAAATTAATAAAGTCAAATATATATATTTGTAACAAAACAAAAAACCCGTAAGGGTTTTAAATTTCTCTTTTTTCACAAACTTCTTTAAATCAGTAATATGATTTTTTAGGTATTCTTTTTTTAGTTCCATTACCCATATCATCTTGATCCACATATATAAGACCATATCTTTTTGCCATTTCACTAGTTCCATGAGAAACAATATCAAAAGGACTTCACATTGTATAACCAATACATTCAACACCATCATCAACAGCTTTTTGAACTTGTTGTAAATGTGATTTTAAATATTCAATTCTATAATCATCATTAATCATTTCTAAATTTGGATTTTCTTCTTTAAATCCAACACCATTTTCTAAAATGAATAAAGGCTTTTGATATCTATCATATAATCTATTCATTAATATTCTTAATCCTACAGGGTCAATTTGTCAACCCCAGTCATTTTCTTTCAAGTGTTTATTTTTTCCAACTTTAACTAAATTTCCTTCAGTTAATGAATCTTCATTTAAACTAACAACACCTGACATGTAATAACTAAATCCAACAAAGTCACATGTATTTTCTTTTAGCACAATTCTATCTTCTTCACTAATTTTTAAATTCATACCAAAAGATTTATAAAGATTTAATGCATATTTAGGATATTCACCACGATGTAGTACATCAAAATAAGCATAAATTTTCATTTGTTGATCTTTATCAGCTTTCAAAACAGTTAAAGGGTTTGAATCATCTGCATAAGATAATAAAGTTGCAATCATTGATCCAAACTTAAACTCTGAGTTTATTTTTCTACCTTCTTTAATAATTGAAGCATTAGCAACAAAAATATTGTGTAAAGCATAAATTGATAGACCCAAAATATTTTCGTGTTCATCATCTCTTAAACCAGCTCCAGCTCAAACACTATAATTTGCAGCATTCATTTCATTAAAAGGAATTCAGTATTTAACTTTATCTTTAAATCTAATTAGTAAAGTTTTTGCATACTTTGTATAAAAATCTATTAATGCTCTATTTTTTCATCCACCAAATTTTTCAACCAAATAATAAGGCATTTCATAATGAGAAATTGTTATTATAGGCTCTATATTATTTTTTATTAATTCATCAATCAGTTGATCATAAAATTTTAATCCCTCTTCATTTGGGTCTGTTTCATCTCCATTAGGAAAAATCCTTGTTCATGCAATTGATGTTCTAAAACAATCGTTATTCATTTCAGCTAATAGTTTAATATCTTCTTTAAAATGTTTGAAAAAATCTATTCCATTTTTTTTAGGATAATAAAATTTTGAATTAGGGTCTAAAGCTTCTTTTATTTTATCTTCAGTCATTTTTCTTTCAGTATTAATATCTTTTTGATCCAAAGATGGATTATATCTACGCATTTCAGCTATTGATAAACCTTTACCATTAATATTTCATGAACCTTCTGCTTGATTAGCTGATATTGAAGTTCCCAACATTATATCTTTACTTAATTTTTCCATTTTTATTACCTTTAAATTTAAATATACTTTTTTGTTTTAATTCAGGAGTAAATCCGTATTCATCAAAAAGTATTTTATTTGTTCTTTCTTTAAAATATTTAACTTGACTTAAAACTATTGTCATAAATATTGTTATTGATATTCCCAAAATTACACTTAGTGTTCCTCAAACAATTGAACCACCAGCTCATTGTTCTACATTTATGCCTTGTGGTATAGTTGAAGCAAAACCGATTATTCCTAAAATACCAAAAGGTGCTGCATTTGTTCAAACTCCAGCTGAAGTATACAATAAGCATCCAAAATATGTTCCTATAGCAGAAGCTATTAAAGGGAAAAGATATTTTAAAGAAATTGAATAAATAGCAGGCTCAGTTACTCCTGCGATAAATGCAGAAATACCATTAGAATATGCAATATTTTTTACTTCTTTACAGTTTTTGTTTAATCTTCCAAATGTTAAACAACCTACAGCTAAACAAATGTTAGAAATGATCATTAACCCCATTATAAAACTACCGTTAAATTTTAATATATCTTGCATTAATATAGGTGTTATTGTTCTATGTAATCCAAATACTACCATTGGTGCATATAGCATTCCTATTAATGGTGAGAATATATATTTTGTTATATTATGTGTCATTAAAAAGTTAAATGATATAGACATATAATTTGTTATTATTAATCCTGCTGGAGCAATTGTAAACATAGTTACAATAACTGTTCCAGCAATAACAACCATTGGTTGAATAAGCATTCTAGCTCCACCTAAATTAACTTTATTCATCCCTCTTTCAATGAAAACTCCTAGTAAACCAACAAAAATCATCGGTATTACTAAACCTTCAAATGAAACTTTTCATGGGAAAACAGCGTTTCCAAATATTTTTCAACCATGTTCATTCATTGCTTGTATTATTGTTTTACCACCATCAAGATCAAGTGCTGAAAGAGGTGTTAACATTGGACTAATAAGAATTGCGCCAATTGCTAAACCTATAATTGGTGTCCCTCCCATTACTCTAAATGTACTTCAACAAACTGCCATAACAATAAATCAACTTAATCCTTTTGAAATTAATTCCATAAAACTATTAATTTCAATTAATGTTGGAATTTCTGTTGAATTAGAAGATAAGAAGAAAGGCGTTCTTACCATTTCTCACATTCCGTATACAACAAGCAAAATCATTATTGGGCTAAAAATTGATGAAACAAACATAATAAAAGTCATTTTTTGTTTTTTAGTTTTTAACTCATCATTTGCGTTTTCATTTATTCCAGTTGTTTTTAAAAACATTTTATAAAAACTTTCAATTTCTGTTCCTATAACAACTTGATATTCACCACCAACAATTAAAACACCTTTACATCATTTTTGCTTTTTGATTTCCTCAGTGTTAGCTTTTGTAATATCTACAAGTTTAAATCTCATTCTAGAAATACAGTGACTTATTTTTTCAATATTTTCAGATCCACCAACATTTTCTAAAAGAAATACAATATTTTCTTTTGTAAATTTCATAAAATTCTCCTTTGTATATATTTCAACTCATTTTTTATAAAAATGCTAAAGTAAAATAAAATACTAAACTAGTTTGTTTTCTAAAAACTAGTTTAGTATTCTGTTGTCATTAATAATTCCTCTAATAATTTAAATAAGTTTATTAATCAAAAATTTCTGTCAACATAATTTCTTTGACAAAGCTTATTATCAAAATACATAGCTTTAGTATTATCATCATCAAATTTTCAGTTCGTTGAACAAATTATATAAACTTTAGAACCAATACTTGTTAAGTATTCATAAATTAATTTTAAACTTCCATTATCTCTTCCGGTTAAAATCAATAAAACAAGTTTCTTTTCTCATTCTATTTTTTTCAATTTATTTAAATCTTTTTCTAAATTAAAAATATTGGCTTGATAATCATGTTTTTCTAAAACATCAATCAAAAAAGTTGATGCATATTGTGTTTGAAAACTTGGAAATAAAAATACTTCTTCTTTTTTCTTTATATCATTAGCAAACTCTATTAAAAAATCATAATTTTCTGAAATTCATTTTTCAAATGAAACATAATATTCTCTAACAGTTAAGTGTTTCGAGTAATTTGCATTTTTTTCTGTGAAATTATTTTCATATTCAATTTTCAATCTAACTTGCAACTCACGAAATCCTGTGCATTCAGCTATTTTAGCAAATTGTGTAATTGTTGATTTACTTACAAAACATTTTTTAGCTAACTCATCTTGTGTTCTAAATAAACCTTTTGAAAAATCTTTAAGTATTTGTTGAGCAATTTGTTTAAAAGTTGTCTCTCTATTATCTCTACTTAAATTGTCAACTTTTTTGTATATTGAATTCATTTATCAATTTTCCCTTACTAATTATTCTTCAATTAAATCTTTTACTTTCACTTTATTAATATAATTACTTACATAAAATTTGAATTCTTCTTCATCCATAGAATCTTTCATTTTCATATTTGCATTACATATATTTCTACCTGAATATAGAATATTTAAAATAGCTATTATAGTTAAGAAGACTCAAACTCCATACATTCCTCAACCAATATATAAATCTAAATTATGAATAGGAAATACATCACCAACAATAATAGGAGTTAAGTTTAATTGAATCATCATGAAAAAGATTCCAAACATTAATGAAATAAATAAAGCTCAGTTTAATTTTATATAGCGATCTTTTCTTTCATTCTTTACATATTCTAAATAAATAGTTTGTTTTTCAGTTAAATTTTTCATTTTTCAATGGCGATTAAGACTTGAAAATATTAATAAAATTACTCAAATAATAAAAACGGCTATAATTGTTCATAAAAATGAAAACATATTTGCCCCTCATGTTGATAAACCTGATGCTAATAAGATATAAATCACCTCTTAAGTATGATTATACAATTTAAAATGAAAAATAAATTTATTTTTAAATTGTAGGTATAATAACATTTAAGGAGGTCTAATATATGAAAAAAAGATGAAGTTTTTCATGACTTAATCTATTCGGTTTATGTGTTTTTTGATTATTTTTCATTTACGATTTAATTTATTTAACTTTTATTGCTAAAACTTTATTTTTAAGTTTTAATTTTGTGTTTTTATTAATTTTTATTTTACTATTAACATGACTTATTTCTTATATATTACTTATAAAAAGAATTAAAAATAATATAAAAACATATGTTGTGGTTATATTAATTTGTTCAATATTATTATTTATATTTAAAGTACATTACTTATATGAAGCAATTGAATTATTTAATAAATATGATTATCAACTTTCATTGCTAGGTTATTTAAATATATTTATAGGTTTTATTTTCTTTTTTACTAATTCAATTTTAGCAATTGTACTTATTGTAAAAGAAAAAGGAATAACAGATTATGAAAAAATTAATCAAATAAATAACAAAAACAAATTGGAAGTTTCTGTTAACAATGATATTTTAATTGCATATTATTTTTTAATTGCTTCAACAATAATTTATGCTATTTTAATTATTCCTTTAATTTGATTAATACCAATGACTTTAAAAACAAAAAGATTAGCTTATAATTTTGAAAAGCGAACTGGTTTTGGAATTTGAGTATTACTATTTGGTGGAGTTTTTGGTTTAATATCAGGGATATTATTGATAACAAACAGAATTGAAAATTATAAATAGAAAAGGGGATTTAGAATATGAATAGAAAAAAAATAATATTTTTATTACAAATAATTACTGCTTCGCTTGTTTCATTATTTACAATTTTATTTTTGATAGATGGTATTAGACTTGGAGTTACATCTTTTTTTGATCATGAAACTGGTAAAGAAATTATTGTAAGAGAATGGACTTGAATCATACCTTGAATTATGAGTTTATTAACAAGCACAGGTTTTTGAATAATTACATATTTTTATAAAAAAAATATGACTAATACAAATAAAAATAAAAAAATAACTGTTTGATGACTTATTTACCTAATTTGTGGTTTGATCTTATTTTCAATTTTTCAATTATTGGGTATATTCTTATTTCATTATTTCACTATATCATTCTTTTTATCTTGAATTATTTTGGGAATAGTTTTAATAATTAATATTATTTTCTTATCAATAGAAATTGATAGTAACAGAATAAGAAATGATTTTGAAATAATAAATACTGATATGGTTATTGCATATAGATTAATGTTAGTTTCAACAATTATTAGTGGCTTCGTTTTAATTCCATTGCTATGAATGATTCCAATGACTATTAAAACTAAAAAATTAACTTATACAGATGAAAATAAAACTGGATTTGGAGTGTTAGTTTTCTTATTTGGTGGTTTATTTGGAACAATATGTTCAATAATAATAATTGCAAGTAGTTCAAAAAAATAAATAATAAAATTATATTTAGTTATTTACGTCAGTTTTTCTGACGTTTTTATTTTAATTATTTTAGGTTTATTGAACTTTAATAATTAAATTCACACAACAGTATTTATTTTTTACTGTATATTAGGAAAAATATAACTTAAAAAAACAAAGTTTAACCTTTAAAATTGGTTAAATCTTTGTTTTTTACTTATTAATATTTTTTATTTTGTTAAACTACAACTACTATAGCAATAACTGCTATTGTAACTAAAATAGAAAAAACTATTCCAACTAAAATAGAATACTTTAACATTTTTTGAATTTTATTATAACAATCCAAGTGATAAATACCTACACTATTTTGAATATACTTATGTGTTGGCAAAATATCATTTTTACATTTTAAACAAACTAACATTTTTTTCCTTCTACTTTGCTAACTTTGTTATTGCTTTAGCATATATTTTAATCATTTTTTGCAACTCTTCAATAGTAGCAAATTCATTATAGTCATGCATAGGTGAATCTTCTAAACTCATAACAGCTCCAAACGCAATTAAGTTAGGCATAGTTTTAGCATAAGTTCCTCCACCCATTGCTTGAGGTTGACTGATCATATCTCCAGTAATTTCTTGATAAACTTGCATAATGTTTTTAACAACTTCACCATCTTTTGGGAAGTACACTGCATCTTCAATTCTTTGTTTAGTATGATCTAAACCATATTTATTAAATGCTTCTTCAATGATTGGAAAGAATTTAGCTTTAGGTTCTGATAAAACAGGTATTCTAAAGTTAAATGTAAACATTCCTTTTCCGTCTTTAATATCAATGATTCCAATGTTTTGAGTTAAATCTCCAGTTTCATCAGCAATGTTATCAAAGATATTAGACATGTTGAAATTTAAATGAGCTTCTTTTGCAATAAATTGAATTAAAGGGTGTTTAATACCTAATTCATTCATAGCAAATGCTAAGTGAGATGCAGCATTAACTCCAACATGAGGAGTAGAAGCATGACCAGGTTTTCCTTTAACAATTAATTCATCATTATTAATTGAAGTATGAATATCTTTCATTGTATCTAATTTAGCTTTAATCTCATCAATTCTAGGTCCTTTATATGAAACCTTATCACAAATCATGTTGTAAGCTTCTCCACCTTTAATTTCAAAATCACAAGGTACATTAGCAATAACATCCATATTATTAATTCACTTTTCTGCATATACACAAGGGAATAAACCATCAGGCACATAACCAGCAGAAGCAATACCATGATCTGCTACATATTTTTCCATACATTCTCATGTTGTTTCTTCACTTAATCCAAAAATCATTCTAATTTTATAAGTATCTGATTTTCAATTATGATCTTTTAAGTATTTAAGTGCATATAGATTCATCATTGTTGGGCCTTTGTCATCAATAGAACCACGTCCAATTAATTTACCATCTTTTTCAATTGGTTCAAAAGGATTAGTAACTCATTCTGACATATCTCCAGCAGGAACTACATCTAAATGACATAAGATTACATATAATTCTTTTCCCTCACCATATTC includes these proteins:
- a CDS encoding glycoside hydrolase family 1 protein codes for the protein MEKLSKDIMLGTSISANQAEGSWNINGKGLSIAEMRRYNPSLDQKDINTERKMTEDKIKEALDPNSKFYYPKKNGIDFFKHFKEDIKLLAEMNNDCFRTSIAWTRIFPNGDETDPNEEGLKFYDQLIDELIKNNIEPIITISHYEMPYYLVEKFGGWKNRALIDFYTKYAKTLLIRFKDKVKYWIPFNEMNAANYSVWAGAGLRDDEHENILGLSIYALHNIFVANASIIKEGRKINSEFKFGSMIATLLSYADDSNPLTVLKADKDQQMKIYAYFDVLHRGEYPKYALNLYKSFGMNLKISEEDRIVLKENTCDFVGFSYYMSGVVSLNEDSLTEGNLVKVGKNKHLKENDWGWQIDPVGLRILMNRLYDRYQKPLFILENGVGFKEENPNLEMINDDYRIEYLKSHLQQVQKAVDDGVECIGYTMWSPFDIVSHGTSEMAKRYGLIYVDQDDMGNGTKKRIPKKSYYWFKEVCEKREI
- a CDS encoding PTS transporter subunit EIIB codes for the protein MKFTKENIVFLLENVGGSENIEKISHCISRMRFKLVDITKANTEEIKKQKWCKGVLIVGGEYQVVIGTEIESFYKMFLKTTGINENANDELKTKKQKMTFIMFVSSIFSPIMILLVVYGMWEMVRTPFFLSSNSTEIPTLIEINSFMELISKGLSWFIVMAVCWSTFRVMGGTPIIGLAIGAILISPMLTPLSALDLDGGKTIIQAMNEHGWKIFGNAVFPWKVSFEGLVIPMIFVGLLGVFIERGMNKVNLGGARMLIQPMVVIAGTVIVTMFTIAPAGLIITNYMSISFNFLMTHNITKYIFSPLIGMLYAPMVVFGLHRTITPILMQDILKFNGSFIMGLMIISNICLAVGCLTFGRLNKNCKEVKNIAYSNGISAFIAGVTEPAIYSISLKYLFPLIASAIGTYFGCLLYTSAGVWTNAAPFGILGIIGFASTIPQGINVEQWAGGSIVWGTLSVILGISITIFMTIVLSQVKYFKERTNKILFDEYGFTPELKQKSIFKFKGNKNGKIK
- a CDS encoding transcriptional regulator, with product MNSIYKKVDNLSRDNRETTFKQIAQQILKDFSKGLFRTQDELAKKCFVSKSTITQFAKIAECTGFRELQVRLKIEYENNFTEKNANYSKHLTVREYYVSFEKWISENYDFLIEFANDIKKKEEVFLFPSFQTQYASTFLIDVLEKHDYQANIFNLEKDLNKLKKIEWEKKLVLLILTGRDNGSLKLIYEYLTSIGSKVYIICSTNWKFDDDNTKAMYFDNKLCQRNYVDRNFWLINLFKLLEELLMTTEY
- a CDS encoding M20 family metallopeptidase translates to MEINNKLLLDKYFTEALEKTKELIRIPSVLADPIGNMPFGKGVNDALDYILNLGNELGFETYRDETNKYGFLEYGEGKELYVILCHLDVVPAGDMSEWVTNPFEPIEKDGKLIGRGSIDDKGPTMMNLYALKYLKDHNWKSDTYKIRMIFGLSEETTWECMEKYVADHGIASAGYVPDGLFPCVYAEKWINNMDVIANVPCDFEIKGGEAYNMICDKVSYKGPRIDEIKAKLDTMKDIHTSINNDELIVKGKPGHASTPHVGVNAASHLAFAMNELGIKHPLIQFIAKEAHLNFNMSNIFDNIADETGDLTQNIGIIDIKDGKGMFTFNFRIPVLSEPKAKFFPIIEEAFNKYGLDHTKQRIEDAVYFPKDGEVVKNIMQVYQEITGDMISQPQAMGGGTYAKTMPNLIAFGAVMSLEDSPMHDYNEFATIEELQKMIKIYAKAITKLAK